TGGTTCGCTATACCTCACACTTTGAGAACATCAAGAATAGCGTCAGCCAAAACGATGCACTCACCTCCTTATCCATCAACAGTTTCCTGCTGGATCTAACGGAACTAGCACTCAAGCATACGCCCCATTTCCCTCTTCGAACCGATCCCTTAGACAAAGTCGATCGAGCACTCCACTGGTTTCAAGAAAACCTCGGGCGCTCTCCCAGCGTAGCAGATGCCGCCAGTGCAGTTGGGGTCTCAGCGGCACACCTGCGGCGCATGTTCGCCGAGGCGAAACGCCCGTCCCCTAAGAGCGAATTGGCCCGCCTGCAAATGGAAGCGGCGCAGCGTAGCTTACTGGAGGGCTGGCCACAAAAAGCCATCGCCAATTACCTAGGCTTCAGCGAACCGAGCACATTTGCCCGCGCATTCAAAGAGCTCTGTGGACAAGCGCCCGGGATCTGGTTGCAAGAACAACAGCGTCAGGAATTACCCCGGAATCCAGAAGGAGGTTTGCTCCACTAAAGCTTCGGGCACGCCTTCCAGCTCAAGCACAATGGTTGTTGCAATCGGATCGGTCAAAGGCACCGGTAATCCTCGTAAATACAAACGGTCTTCCGTCTGTTCAAACTCAACATCTTGACCGCTCTCGAGGAATTGCGCCGAGATTACACGATTCTTGATCTCCGCATAGCAGAGCTCAGCTCCAGTGCTTTTAAAGATGTTCATGTAAATTTTATTTCCCTTCTGAGTGACCTTCCCCCAATTATTCCATGAGAATGGGCACTTCTCGCTAGCGTAAATAGCTTCACCATTACGCTTGAGCCAGTCGCCAGCCTCTCGCAGAATTTTCACTGATTCCTCCGGCACAGTACCGTCACTCTTGGGACCAATGTTTAGAAGCAAGTTCCCCCCTGCCGCGCCGTATCGGTGAGCATCTGAATAACATCATTCGCCTGCTTCCAATTGGAATCCCCGGCATGAAAGCCCCAATTGTCGTTCAAGGTCATACAGGCTTCCCACTTGATATCATGCTGCGGTGGCTTGATGGCCTGTTCGCAGACCTCCACATGAAAAGGCTCACCATTGCGTTCATTGATCAAAATATCTGGCTGTAACGCAATGACAGCTTCATTCACCTCTTGGCTATGCAAGTCATCGGGAATACAGCCATCATACCACAAGTAATCAAT
The nucleotide sequence above comes from Coraliomargarita algicola. Encoded proteins:
- a CDS encoding AraC family transcriptional regulator translates to MISGYKNLRYLAYGERRYGIQPIFGKMRNLWEFEFILSGDARPSDVQIPRVATSQARLYISHPHSEHGWTDDSDGVSEVFVLHFFDIPEELQDRIEATKPLIIELSPNALVRYTSHFENIKNSVSQNDALTSLSINSFLLDLTELALKHTPHFPLRTDPLDKVDRALHWFQENLGRSPSVADAASAVGVSAAHLRRMFAEAKRPSPKSELARLQMEAAQRSLLEGWPQKAIANYLGFSEPSTFARAFKELCGQAPGIWLQEQQRQELPRNPEGGLLH